One part of the Melospiza melodia melodia isolate bMelMel2 chromosome 3, bMelMel2.pri, whole genome shotgun sequence genome encodes these proteins:
- the ENAH gene encoding protein enabled homolog isoform X3, protein MMRVYKPPTALQGRHGPKLDRILSQLQEQQRQKELERERLDRERMERERLERERLERERLERERLEQEQLERERQERERQERLERERQEKERQDRERLERLERERQERERQEQLEREQLEWERERRISNAAPSFDNSPYSTPLPEYSSCQPPSAPPPSYAKAVSAPMAEATPEYAVVTSAPPTSTPPTPPLRHSASRFATSLGSAFHPVLPHYATVPRPVNKSSRPPSPVGAAATLPPSSSSRPAAWAAPSFAPLPPSPPVMISSPPGKAAGPRPVLPVAASNAAAQASTSSPTAPNGLPENLAYPVPSPSTSGSTPPPPPPPPPLPSFPPLSLSGPQASPSPNSPNASTPSSKPSVLPSPSAATPASVENSLNSVLGDSSASEPVLQAASQPVEAPSQQGAVQGPPAPPPPPPLPPGPAQSSIAAPAPPGPPPPPPLPPSGPPPPPPPPPPLPSQAPPVPLPPPAPPLPASGFSAGFVAEDNRPLTGLAAALAGAKLRKVSRGEDSSSSSGGGGGGSASSKTDGGRGNGPLPLGGSGLMEEMSALLARRRRIAEKGSTEPEQKEDKAEESESSSSKVSSTSTPELTRKPWERTNTVNGSKSPVISRRESPWKNLLASENRFYDSLNRPKSTPTGQPSANGVQSEGLDYDRLKQDILDEMRKELTKLKEELIDAIRQELSKSNTA, encoded by the exons ATGATGAGGGTGTACAAGCCCCCCACTGCCCTTCAGGGGCGTCATGGACCAAAACTCGACCGAATCCTTTC ACAGTtgcaagagcagcagaggcagaaggAGCTGGAACGGGAGAGGCTGGATCGCGAACGGATGGAacgggagaggctggagagagaGAGGCTGGAAAGGGAAAGGCTGGAAAGAGAgcgcctggagcaggagcagctggagagggaacGGCAGGAGAGGGAACGGCAGGAGCGCCTGGAGAGGGAGAGACAGGAGAAGGAGAGGCAGGACCGCGAGAGACTGGAACGACTCGAACGGGAGAGGCAAGAGAGAGAGCGGCAAGAACAGTTGGAAAGGGAACAGTTGGAAtgggaaagagagagaagaattTCAAATGCTG CTCCATCTTTCGACAACTCCCCGTATAGCACTCCACTTCCTGAATACTCCAGTTGCCAGCCTCCTTCAGCACCTCCTCCATCATATGCAAAAGCAGTCTCAGCGCCAATGGCCGAGGCCACACCGGAGTACGCTGTAGTGACTTCTGCACCACCGACCTCCACTCCCCCTACACCGCCTCTAAGGCACTCTGCATCGCGTTTTGCTACATCCCTAGGCTCGGCTTTCCACCCCGTTCTCCCCCATTACGCCACCGTTCCTCGGCCCGTGAACAAAAGCTCCCGGCCCCCTTCTCCCGTGGGCGCCGCGGCCACGTtgcctcccagcagcagcagcaggcccgCGGCCTGGGCCGCGCCCAGCTTCGCGCCCCTGCCCCCGTCTCCTCCGGTCATGATCAGCAGCCCTCCGGGCAAGGCTGCCGGGCCCAGACCCGTCCTGCCCGTGGCGGCTTCCAACGCGGCGGCCCAAGCGTCCACGTCTTCTCCCACGGCTCCCAACGGGCTTCCCGAAAACCTGGCTTATCCGGTTCCTTCACCTTCTACCTCAGGTTCAACGCCGCCTCCGCCACCTCCTCCCCCCCCGCTGCCTTCCTTTCCGCCTCTGTCACTCTCTGGGCCTCAAGCTTCTCCTTCTCCCAACTCCCCGAATGCCTCGACTCCCTCATCCAAGCCTAGTGTTCTCCCTTCTCCCTCTGCAGCTACCCCTGCCTCTGTTGAGAACTCTCTAAACTCTGTGCTGGGAGACTCCTCTGCTTCTGAGCCAGTCTTGCAGGCAGCCTCTCAGCCGGTTGAAGCTCCGAGCCAGCAGG GTGCTGTCCAAGGACCGCCTgcacctcctcctccacctcccctgccccctggcccagctcagtCTTCAATAGCAGCCCCGGCTCCTCCTGGCCCTCCGCCACCTCCTCCCCTGCCGCCctcggggccgcccccgccgccgccgccgcctcctccgctGCCCAGCCAAGCCCCTCCCGTTCCCCTGCCCCCTCCGGCTCCCCCCCTGCCGGCCTCGGGCTTTTCGGCGGGGTTCGTGGCCGAGGATAATCGCCCTCTAACTGGACTAGCAGCTGCACTCGCTGGAGCCAAGCTTAGGAAAGTCTCACGG GGTGAAGACTCCTCCAGTTcgagtggaggaggaggaggaggctctgCTTCATCCAAAACAGATGGTGGCCGTGGAAATGGACCCCTTCCCTTGGGAGGCAGTGGGTTGATGGAAGAAATGAGTGCCCTGCTGGCCAGGAG GAGAAGAATTGCTGAGAAGGGATCAACAGAACCAGAGCAGAAAGAAGATAAAGCT GAAGAATCAGAGTCTTCATCTTCTAAGGTTTCTTCAACAAGCACACCTG AACTAACAAGAAAGCCTTGGGAAAGGACAAATACAGTGAATGGAAGCAAGTCACCTGTTATTTCCAG ACGGGAATCTCCATGGAAAAATCTGCTTGCTTCTGAAAACAGGTTCTATGATTCATTAAACAG ACCAAAATCTACACCAACGGGACAGCCCAGTGCCAACGGAGTACAGTCAGAAGGTCTAGATTATGACAGATTGAAGCAG GATATTTTAGATGAAATGAGGAAGGAGTTAACGAAATTAAAGGAAGAACTCATTGATG CTATCAGGCAGGAACTCAGCAAGTCCAATACTGCGTAG